In Tenebrio molitor chromosome 8, icTenMoli1.1, whole genome shotgun sequence, a genomic segment contains:
- the Cisd2 gene encoding CDGSH iron-sulfur domain-containing protein 2 homolog produces the protein MQPVAHLVKVSLPNYLSNLPIPDSIGGWFRLGFRDWLALIPPTAAVAGLTYISYRAFCPHGRPQPSGRVNTKILMDNPKVVDMIDIEDISEKAALCRCWKTKNWPYCDGSHGAHNKETGDNLGPVVVKRK, from the exons ATGCAACCAGTGGCGCATTTAGTGAAGGTATCACTGCCGAATTATCTGTCAAATTTGCCAATTCCGGACTCGATCGGAGGATGGTTTAGGTTAGGCT TCAGGGACTGGCTGGCCCTCATCCCCCCGACCGCAGCCGTCGCGGGCCTCACTTACATCTCGTACCGGGCGTTCTGCCCCCACGGCCGTCCCCAGCCGTCAGGCCGCGTCAATACCAAGATACTCATGGACAACCCCAAAGTCGTAGACATGATCGACATCGAGGACATTTCGGAGAAGGCGGCGTTATGTAGATGCTGGAAGACCAAAAAC TGGCCCTACTGCGACGGCTCCCACGGCGCCCACAACAAAGAGACCGGAGACAACCTCGGCCCGGTGGTGGTGAAAAGGAAGTGA